A genomic window from Silene latifolia isolate original U9 population chromosome Y, ASM4854445v1, whole genome shotgun sequence includes:
- the LOC141630840 gene encoding uncharacterized protein LOC141630840, whose protein sequence is MAGDDVNPLPTKIDSLSPFSLVNQEGLGQSITHIKLRSDNYDEWSRSMRRSLKSRRKYGFCDGSIDKPTDEFMLSQWEVVHCTVVQWILNSIDPSIRDSVSDTEDARLLWSEISDQFAVVDGAKIHNLKTQLHECRQTKGMSVTTYYGNLKTLWDAIRTLEPPFSCSTAGCPCGVTKAALVRQDTERLHQFLMGLDKSLYGPIRNHQLAVDPLPSLSRVYHAVLQEERLLTGPSVTPEVPEVMAFAVQKPRPAVTTTPTALDWRALRDAERKERQKIRCSF, encoded by the coding sequence ATGGCCGGTGATGACGTCAACCCTCTACCAACCAAAATTGATTCCCTTTCACCTTTTTCACTTGTTAATCAAGAAGGTCTGGGTCAGTCGATAACTCATATCAAACTCCGTAGCGACAATTACGATGAATGGAGTCGTTCAATGCGTCGATCTTTGAAATCAAGACGCAAATACGGTTTTTGTGATGGTTCGATTGACAAACCCACGGATGAATTCATGCTCAGTCAATGGGAGGTTGTACACTGCACCGTTGTCCAATGGATCCTAAACTCGATTGATCCATCGATTCGGGACAGTGTCTCCGATACCGAAGATGCTCGACTTCTATGGTCCGAAATTTCTGATCAATTTGCCGTCGTTGATGGTGCAAAAATTCATAACCTCAAAACTCAACTACATGAATGCCGTCAGACGAAAGGTATGTCAGTTACCACCTATTATGGAAATTTAAAAACTTTATGGGATGCCATTAGAACCCTTGAACCGCCTTTCTCGTGCTCTACTGCCGGCTGTCCCTGTGGCGTTACAAAGGCGGCTCTTGTCCGTCAAGACACGGAGCGGCTTCATCAGTTTCTCATGGGTTTGGACAAATCACTTTATGGACCCATTCGAAACCATCAGCTAGCCGTCGATCCTTTGCCGTCTTTGAGTCGTGTGTATCACGCGGTCTTGCAGGAAGAACGGCTTCTAACTGGGCCCTCTGTTACGCCCGAGGTACCGGAGGTTATGGCATTTGCCGTTCAAAAACCAAGACCTGCGGTCACTACCACGCCGACTGCCCTTGATTGGCGTGCGTTGAGAGACGCTGAAAGGAAGGAGCGACAAAAGATTCGATGCTCCTTCTGA